The Pieris rapae chromosome 5, ilPieRapa1.1, whole genome shotgun sequence DNA window TTTTCCAAATCTAtcttacatttgtaaaacttcATAAAGTCTAATCCGATTATACAGTCATCCACTATGTCGGCAAGAACAACCTTGTGTCTGTAAAAACGTTCACCAATCTTGATGGTCGCGATACCTTCTCCCCGATCGGCTATGCGTTGACCCGTAGCTGTAACAAGATGTGCAATTCCTCTAGAAGGGcttctagaaaatgtcttcAGAAGTTGGTGTCTGATTACTGTTCGTGAAGCTCCAGTATCAAGTGTCACATCACACTTAGTTCCATTGACTTCTCCGTCGATGACTAAGGTATTTCCACGTCTAGCCTTTACATCCCCTCGGAAGTCTTTCTTAGGGCACGAAAACCTCATGTGCCCTACTTCCCCACAGATGTAACAGGTTGGCCCACGTTGACCAGTAGCTCTTTCCGTGACAGCCCTAATGCGGTAAGGTCGAGGATCTTTCTGAATCGCCTCTACCTCCAACGCATGGGCTAGAGCGTCCTTTAGGTTCTTGTGGTGACCAAGGTTCACTCTCAGCCTGACTTCACGATCTCTTATTCCATCTATGAAGGTTTGCACTAATATCTTGTCTGCTACATCTGGTAAGGATGCGTAAGCTTTCCTTACCAGCTTCTCTATTTCCAGACCCCATTCTTGCAAGCTCTCACTTGGTCGCTGCATTCTCTCCCGTAATTGAGCCCTGTAGACTGGCTCTAAATGTGAGTCTCCATAACGTGCCTCCAGCGCATCCAGCAGTCGCGTTAGCGTCACATCTCCTGTCATAACTTCCAACACGTCTAGGGCTTCACCTCGCAATCCCAACATAAGGGCAGCCACAGCCTGATTATCTTTCCAACCGTATATCTTGCATAAAGCCTCAAACTGTACCTTGTAGGCGTCCCAAGAAGAAGAACCATTAAAAGTGGGTGCTTCCAGCGTTCCAGATGATTCCACAAATCCAGACATCTTAAGGCACTGAACCTCCTTTTCTAACTCTAGCAAGCGTTTCTCTTGTTCGGAAAACCTACGGTCCAGGTTTTCAAACTTTGATATTAGAGTCTCCGTTTTCTTTGTCTGCATCTCCGCATCTGCTGCAGACACTGTCAAGAACTCCTCTTTATTCTCCCTTGGAGTAATTGGCATATTTCTATCCCCAATTCTGACACCAaaatgttacgagctaggggatcggatagaaaacgccgtcgatttattcaagggtttattttaataaaatctacgaggaattcgtttacactaatatcttgaaattacgcacagaaaagcactaataacacacacaaggaaacactgtcactaatcacttaaatcactcagtactttatcactggtatcGCACTTgttcgcactttttctcttcgctgtttatcgcttggaatcgcattcaaaactgaactgagtggtcgcgttttggctcgcttatatatccctgggaagaatctcgaacgatgtttccgatgtttacgagaactttctaggcgggagcgctactgagtagcgatcgcctaattctagaacgcgcgtacttgctatctctttcgcacactgctacgtgcttgtcgtacgacgttctagagttctcggtctagcttcgagaaggttcttatcttttctctctttcgcatatcaaacagtgcttgtcccacacctagaaaattcgttctagaatattccttcatcgaCGGgctataaccaggcctgaaaacgcctgaaaacgggtctgctgGAAAATGTACCATtcgtctatacgtgttctgaaaccgactgaaaaaatgtttcagcctcctgaaaactacggcaacattatgtaaatttcgattttctaatatgtgattgaccctctcctgaaacggtcataaatcatatttcagcctgctgaaaagttctcttAGTAGtggtaaaatctaaaaacattgcagttgacccgtcttcgtaacaatatgaTGTAACTTTTATCTGGTGTGTGTGTgcttcttaatttaaaaaaaaaaccgtttaaagatatttaaaatgatagtaaAAATGCGGTGTAAAGTATTTGAGGGTAGCCCAAATAAGAACGAAATAAGGTACTCATAATATATtccatgtatatttatttatatttgaatattatatggTATCTGAAACatggtttattattatgtaacaatAATGATAATGTTCAGcagtataaaatacattaagtcaaagtttttttatattattttgtatatgcaAACCATTGAACCATGAAATTCTTAGGACTCGTTCAGCCAAGTGCTGTACATGATTCTATCAGAAGGTGTGAGCGTAGATGCGCGCCACTCCGTCTGTGGAAGGACGGCTCTTCACGCTGCCGCTGCAAGGGGTCTGACTCAAACTGCGCAGCAGATATTGAGGCTCGGTATGTCAGGTTTCCATTCTTTGCATCTTTATTAGCGtcttattcttaaatattttacagtaaAACCCTTTTTTTCGGACAAAAATCCTTGgaatattataactaatcacttgttgaaaatatataagatatatattaatttttttcatcgtCAATATTATGTTCAGGTGCTGACCcaacattaaaagataaaaatggtaaAACTGCCTATGACTACGCTGTAGATGGCGGCCACCCAGAATGTGCCAAAGCCCTCGTCAGTTTTAACCAAATCGAGGAACCCAAATCCAACGAACAAGAAGAGTCGGCGGCGGACAACTTCCTTTTAGATGTCTACCATCACTCCTTCTCAGAGGAGCTCATAGACCACGATCTTATGTTGGCGTTAGTCAAACACATCCACCTTAACATGGCGAAAGGGAGCATACTAATCTTCCTACCGGgctacgacgacatcgttacTCTGCGAGACATGATCCAAAGCAGCACAGAAATGAAcgctttaaaatatcaaatattcaCCTTGCACAGTAACATGCAGACATTGGACCAGAAAAAAGTCTTCAACCCGCTGCCGAATGCGcggaaaattattatttcaacaaaTATAGCAGAAACTTCAATTACGATAGACGATGTCGTGTACGTCGTGGACTCGTGTAAAGTCAAAGAAAAGTATTATGAATCCAATGGCGGTGTCTGTTCCCTACAATGCGTGTGGACCTCCAGGGCGTGTTGCCAGCAGAGGGCCGGAAGAGCGGGACGGACCAAGCCAGGCCATTGCTTCCACATGTGCTCCAAACGACGCTTCAAAACTCTACCCCTCAACTCGGTACCGGAGATTCTTAGGGTTCCTCTACAGGAGCTTTGCCTCCACACCAAACTGTTGGCGCCTGGAAATACTCCTATCGCGGATTTCTTATCGAAGGCCTTGGAGCCGCCTTCATTTTTAGCCGTGAGGAATGCCGTGACTCTTCTCAAGACTGTCGGTGCTCTTACTCCTATGGAAGATTTGACGGAAATCGGTCAGCATTTATTGGATTTGACGGTCGAGCCAAAGTTAGGGAAAATGTTGCTCTACGCGTGCGTCATGAAATGTTTAGACCCTATACTGACCATTGTTTGCAGTTTGTCGAATAAAGAGCCGTTCCAGATATCGATGAACCCAGAAAATAGGAAGAAGGGAAGCTTAGCGAGAAAAGAATTCGCCGCAGACAGCTATTCCGACCATATGGCGTTATTGAGGGCATTCCAAGCGTGGCAGTCTGCGAGGGCTAACGGCACTGAGAAGGCGTTTTGTGCCAAAAATCTCATTTGCGGAGCTACTATGGAAATGATTGTCGGTTATCGGTCGCAGTTACTGGCACAGTTAAGAGCACTAGGTCTTGTCAAAGCGCGAGGTTCGGGTGACATTAAGGACGTCAACGTGAACTCTGAAAAGTGGCACGTAGTGAAAGCGGTTCTGGTTAGCGGACTGTACCCATCCATCGCGAGAGTAGACAGAGATTCCTGTACGCTGAGAACTTCCAAAGAAGTCAAAGTCGCATTTCATCCCAGTTCCACTTTACATAGAGGTGGCGGAGTGAGTGGTTCTCAAAAATCAGTACAAAGTTTACCAACGGATTGGGTAGTGTTCGAAGAAATTTCTCGTGTGGgtagattttgttttatccGATGCAACACGTTGGTGACTCCACTTACGGTCGCTTTGTTTAGTGGGCCTCTAAGATTGCCCTCTGGCGCTTTGACGCAAAGAGCCAATCCGCCAGGATTGTCGAGCGATTCAGATAGCGAGGCAGACGAGAATAACTCGTCCCCAGATACTGCAGTTCTGACTTTAGATGATTGGATGGCCTTCACAGCCGACGCATCCGATGCCATAAGCGTTTATTACTTGCGTCAGAAACTTTGTGCGCTAGTCATTCGCCGAATGTCCAACCCAGGGAAACCGATGTCGCCTCTCGATGAGCAAATCTTGAACGCGGTCGTCCACGTCTTGGGAGCTGAAGAGAAAAACGTGGGCTTACATCAACCCGCCGGCATAGGCCAGCGGCCGAAACCGCTGACTGTCGAATCGCCGATGTGGCGGCGGGAGGACGAACAGTTTAACAGGCACGAGCAAAAATACTACCCGCAGTACCAGAACGACTTTGCGAATAGTTTCTATCAGGGCTACGGTTATAGAAATGGCCAAAGACCTGGCTGGAGGAATGATGGAATGCCACAGGGATTCTCCTCTCAGTCGTTTAGTGGGCCAAAGAGTCCCATGTCTCCAAACGGAAAGACCCTGCTAGCTAATATAGAGAAATACTCAGAAAACGGTGAAAGTAATTCGAGGTACTTTATAGTAAAGGCAGACGATTTGCACAGTGTGGAAATGGCACAAGCGAGTGGCAGCTACCCCTTTACGCAAAACACTATCAAGAAACTGCAAAAGGCAAAACAGGTTAGTTCCGgtaaaactatttacttttatattccATACAATACAATGCATACACAGAAACAAAACAACACAACCTCAAACAGTATtagagtaaaatattttcaaaaatcagCCTAGCAGTCTTTTGTTAGTTTACTCAACagacaattaaaaatgtctgTTAATCTATgcagtttataaattattttcatacattgtaTAATGTGTGTTTCAACTGAAGAGATTTATGGAGTTTTCTGACTAATTGGATGGAACGGTTTCTTGGGCGTAGTCCTGTGCtattctacaaatattatttgtataacacGGTCATGCATGATAAATCATATCGACAAACTTCAATTTGATTATATactaaaagtataattttctGTAATAGGAGGGTAGTCGCGTGATAATGATATTCTCGTGTGCGGGTGCTTCGAAGATAACAGGTGCGGCGGCCCTTGGAGAGGCAGCCTCGCCTTTAGACTGGATCAGCAATAACCACATACCCTTTCATATGCTCCggtaatatacattttatattttctttgataattataaagaatCTTCCtcctttatttattgattacagatatattgattataaatataggatgttttttattgtacctCACACATTAAGTCAAACAAATTGACGTACATACCAAAAATTCAGAATTGTACCGTCCCCACGACCAGTACCATgaataaaaagattaaaaaatcttcAGAAATACAAACTATTACAATTAGACTATTTGAAACAAGAATTGAATTATCAGTACTGTGTCTATAACATAAGGACTAATTTCTGTTATCGTAtttaactgaattttttttagatttacgCTTAACCAAACGAAATAAATTTGGttctataatgtatatatttcatataaatgttatcaaaTCTACATTTTGTAGATTCCATttcttattcattaaaatatatattttaaaaaaattacgtcaGATTAACttttacagttattttttttcctcaTATGTCAAATGAAAAAGTTGATTATTTTACCTACCGAATCGtctcaattatttatatatttaacaactttaaattttatactttacttAGATAGACGATAAAtcgtataatattaaaattttgcagGCACATAACAAATGGTTTAGCTGGCGGTGCCCGAGTAACTGGCGCTCGCGATGGCACGGAACTCTGCTCGACAAGCGGACGCGGACTACTTGCCGCTTTGCAAAGCCGTAGGAGACACAATCCACCGAGGCCCATACAGAAACAACCTAACGACCAATGATAAAATCTCTAAACGTCCCGTCTAGTAGTAAATGTCTAATAACGCCATCTATCAGGGGATTTTGGAACCACGATTCGTGAGCTGATGTTTTTCCCATGTTGGCGTGAAATATTTTCTCGAGTAACGTAAAACACAAGTTAGATAGTGTAAATGTGCAATAACGCTACCAATCGGTGtctaatgtaacattaatggctagtacaattaatttagtttcgtTTGACAACGAAAGATAAGTTGTATTAAAGGTACACTTGTATAATTATTGCCGTCTTGGCCGTCAAATTGATTGTCTTAACGCGAACTAGCGTTAATCTATATGTATTTTGACATATGCGAGTGAAGACTTAGCACGTGCGAACTTTACCTTAAATCTTCCCCAACGGCTTTAAGTGTTTCATTAAAAGTACCAAGTAAATAAGATGTTGAATATCTATCGGCAATAAGTAc harbors:
- the LOC111003248 gene encoding 3'-5' RNA helicase YTHDC2, with the translated sequence MSSKRGKRNIGNKHFPIAESVSIALKIQLDKFLSDENETELKFPSFLSAQERGFIHETVAKLGLKSKSRGKGVNRYITIYKRIGSTIIQNDAKLILDSNMRCSITELFNAFPITSKEKEDLSCCPEKERSPQLAHKSMGQLNNGVAQVPSTSYNPDLIKFREKLPVYEQRHELINAINSNQVIIVAGATGCGKTTQLPQLVLEHCQEMKQPVRIYCTQPRRISAVSVAERVAYERMEKIGQSIGYQIRLESRVSPRTVLHYCTNGVLLRTLMAGDEALTGVTHVFVDEVHERDKFSDFLLIALRDALRTKDLKVILMSATMDTQIFSRYFNGCPVISIPGRLHDVQRHYLEDVLKLTKYTNKKMSQLERELRGKLKTGQSYWSHLEGQKQSDVVEESGSKEEKENLDPAMQADMDEFLDECFNEGSLDSFSQVLYMILSEGVSVDARHSVCGRTALHAAAARGLTQTAQQILRLGADPTLKDKNGKTAYDYAVDGGHPECAKALVSFNQIEEPKSNEQEESAADNFLLDVYHHSFSEELIDHDLMLALVKHIHLNMAKGSILIFLPGYDDIVTLRDMIQSSTEMNALKYQIFTLHSNMQTLDQKKVFNPLPNARKIIISTNIAETSITIDDVVYVVDSCKVKEKYYESNGGVCSLQCVWTSRACCQQRAGRAGRTKPGHCFHMCSKRRFKTLPLNSVPEILRVPLQELCLHTKLLAPGNTPIADFLSKALEPPSFLAVRNAVTLLKTVGALTPMEDLTEIGQHLLDLTVEPKLGKMLLYACVMKCLDPILTIVCSLSNKEPFQISMNPENRKKGSLARKEFAADSYSDHMALLRAFQAWQSARANGTEKAFCAKNLICGATMEMIVGYRSQLLAQLRALGLVKARGSGDIKDVNVNSEKWHVVKAVLVSGLYPSIARVDRDSCTLRTSKEVKVAFHPSSTLHRGGGVSGSQKSVQSLPTDWVVFEEISRVGRFCFIRCNTLVTPLTVALFSGPLRLPSGALTQRANPPGLSSDSDSEADENNSSPDTAVLTLDDWMAFTADASDAISVYYLRQKLCALVIRRMSNPGKPMSPLDEQILNAVVHVLGAEEKNVGLHQPAGIGQRPKPLTVESPMWRREDEQFNRHEQKYYPQYQNDFANSFYQGYGYRNGQRPGWRNDGMPQGFSSQSFSGPKSPMSPNGKTLLANIEKYSENGESNSRYFIVKADDLHSVEMAQASGSYPFTQNTIKKLQKAKQEGSRVIMIFSCAGASKITGAAALGEAASPLDWISNNHIPFHMLRHITNGLAGGARVTGARDGTELCSTSGRGLLAALQSRRRHNPPRPIQKQPNDQ